In Tubulanus polymorphus chromosome 8, tnTubPoly1.2, whole genome shotgun sequence, one genomic interval encodes:
- the LOC141909788 gene encoding MFS-type transporter SLC18B1-like isoform X1, with protein MSSLKNDPVERGYAIRNSKNTINGTDDRNKQVSKSAPYFSDNYYGSVARSINGPRDDNEEFSSKNHRAGRTCVIFNDFTESNDYQTIDSGYQDNDAELLGVTAAGSSENVAGSSRDTDDEYKPFSFRRLTSTQRRVMLSLGLSDFISYICLSVLGPFFPREANDKGLTNSITGWIFGVFALVQCLTTPLFGKLIHYTGSRFLYQGGLLLGGVCTICFGFLADLPSDDGGVIFAVMCFIVRIFLAIGCTAQTTASFVLTASLYPDNISFVFGITETCVGIGLMVGPTVGGLFYGLGGFYLPFAVIGGFMILVVILNHFLIPDFVEDRNMVSLPMVNLLKIPSIFVVLFSITIISAVWAMLDPMLEPHVRSFNLSVSVVGLLFLLTSASYAISSPLWGWLAEKTKDSKILLTVGFFATAITLSFLGPAPVFSFIQTDELWLIILTLGVLGVTAGLALVPSFESILDSAELAGFEENFATYASVASLWGTVYALGDFLGPALGGILLDHVGFDWAMTYAAIASFVTGVLLLGLYIYEYKYGRIGAAVKPTSPSVDRHNHESDPLLSKC; from the exons ATGTCTTCATTAAAGAATG atCCGGTTGAACGGGGTTACGCTATTCGCAACAGCAAAAACACAATCAATGGAACGGACGACAGAAATAAACAGGTGTCGAAGTCGGCGCCATATTTTAGCGATAACTACTACGGCTCGGTCGCACGGTCAATAAATGGACCACGCGATGACAACGAGGAATTCTCGAGTAAAAATCATCGCGCCGGTCGAACGTGCGTCATATTCAACGACTTTACCGAGTCTAACGATTACCAGACAATCGATAGCGGGTACCAGGACAACGATGCCGAGTTGTTGGGGGTTACCGCCGCCGGGTCGTCGGAGAATGTTGCCGGATCGTCGCGTGATACGGACGACGAATACAAACCGTTTTCGTTCAGGCGTCTGACTTCGACGCAACGCCGCGTCATGTTGAGTTTAGGCCTCAGCGACTTCATAAGTTACATCTGTTTGTCGGTGCTCGGACCGTTCTTTCCACGCGAG gctAATGACAAAGGTTTAACGAACTCGATCACCGGCTGGATTTTCGGAGTCTTCGCTCTAGTGCAATGTCTAACCACCCCGTTGTTCGGAAAACTG ATACACTATACCGGATCGAGATTTCTCTATCAAGGCGGATTACTGTTAGGTGGAGTTTGCACGATTTGTTTCGG atttctcGCCGATCTTCCCTCCGACGACGGAGGCGTTATATTCGCCGTGATGTGTTTTATCGTGCGTATATTTCTAGCGATCGGTTGCACGGCTCAAACAACAGCTAGCTTCGTATTGACGGCCAGTTTATATCCGGACAATATTTCGTTCGTTTTT GGTATCACAGAAACATGTGTAGGTATAGGGCTGATGGTAGGACCTACCGTCGGTGGCCTATTTTACGGG cTTGGTGGCTTTTATTTGCCATTCGCCGTTATCGGAGGATTCATGATTTTAGTCGttattttgaatcattttctaattcCCGATTTTGTAG AGGACCGCAATATGGTCAGTTTGCCGATGGTGAATCTGCTGAAAATCCCATCGATATTCGTAGTATTATTTTCGATAACTATAATCAGCGCCGTTTGGGCGATGTTGGACCCGATGCTCGAACCACACGTCAGATCG tttaACCTCAGCGTCAGCGTAGTCGGGTTATTGTTTCTGTTGACATCGGCTAGTTACGCGATATCGTCGCCGTTATGGGGATGGCTCGCCGAGAAAACG AAAGACAGTAAAATCCTATTAACTGTCGGATTTTTCGCCACTGCCATCACGTTATCATTCCTGGGACCTGCTCCTGTCTTCAGTTTTATACAAACAGA TGAGTTATGGTTGATAATACTAACATTGGGGGTTCTGGGAGTAACCGCCGGTTTAGCTCTCGTCCCGTCGTTTGAAAGCATTCTTGACTCGGCTGA ATTGGCTGGTTTCGAAGAAAATTTTGCAACTTATGCTAGTGTTGCATCTTTATGGGGTACAGTTTATGCTTTAGG ggaTTTTTTAGGCCCCGCACTCGGTGGAATATTACTGGACCACGTCGGATTTGATTGGGCGATGACCTATGCTGCCATTGCTTCTTTTGTTACG ggtgtTCTACTATTAGGATTGTACATTTACGAATATAAGTACGGTCGCATCGGTGCAGCTGTTAAACCTACGTCACCGTCAGTAGACAGACATAATCATGAGAGTGATCCTTTGTTATCGAAATGCTAA
- the LOC141909832 gene encoding uncharacterized protein LOC141909832, translating into MKMNGNVVRIAETLVVCLLLINIIYRVTGDVCDPNPCNSGTCFKQKSNGFRCVCNKGWHGDHCNIDIDECSSRSNCRNGLCTNTVGGYICVCHNGWEGPQCDKDINECARKKHACAHGQCINHPGSYSCSCNKGWAGEDCDQDVNECEKRNPCQTHGRCVNDVGSYRCVCEPGWGGKYCTIPLGLCKVEPMFLSDFDTIGRLRIEEGKQADVECYNKEPVSGLTRCVGFCFSTTVLDVARRSTTSLGYGCYASKTKSITATLRCYKHSEYVEDRVLSLTVPTECKCLGTTCRLNSPPIIAGENSFNYGSGLQ; encoded by the exons ATGAAG ATGAACGGAAATGTTGTACGAATCGCTGAGACGCTGGTTGTCTGTTTGCTgttaatcaatattatttacCG GGTGACCGGTGACGTTTGCGACCCAAACCCGTGTAACAGCGGCACATGTTTCAAGCAGAAGTCAAACGGGTTTAGATGCGTTTGTAACAAGGGCTGGCACGGTGACCACTGTAATATAG ACATAGATGAGTGCTCAAGTCGGAGTAATTGTAGAAATGGACTTTGCACGAATACCGTTGGTGGATATATTTGCGTTTGCCACAACGGGTGGGAAGGTCCGCAATGtgacaaag ATATCAACGAATGTGCGCGTAAAAAGCACGCGTGCGCGCACGGACAGTGCATCAATCATCCGGGTAGTTACAGCTGCTCGTGTAATAAAGGTTGGGCAGGAGAAGACTGTGACCAAG ATGTGAACGAATGTGAGAAACGTAATCCGTGTCAGACTCACGGACGTTGCGTGAACGATGTCGGAAGCTATCGGTGTGTATGTGAACCGGGTTGGGGAGGAAAATACTGCACAATAC CTCTCGGATTGTGCAAAGTGGAGCCGATGTTTCTGAGCGATTTCGACACGATCGGTCGTCTGCGTATCGAAGAGGGAAAACAAGCGGACGTGGAATGCTACAACAAGGAACCGGTATCGGGCCTGACACGATGCGTCGGGTTCTGTTTCTCGACGACGGTTCTCGACGTCGCACGGCGATCGACGACGTCGCTTGGTTACGGCTGCTACGCGTCGAAAACGAAGAGTATCACGGCGACGTTGCGTTGTTATAAGCATTCTGAATACGTGGAAGACAGAGTGCTGAGTTTGACCGTGCCGACCGAATGTAAATGTCTCGGCACTACTTGTCGTTTGAACTCACCGCCTATCATAGCCGGGGAGAACAGTTTCAATTATGGATCTGGTTTGCAATAA
- the LOC141910318 gene encoding transcription factor 21-like codes for MTKRKRLTERLPMRKSKCDEQNEVHDIAGVDDNESPFVRNAANARERARMRVLSRAFAKLKTALPWVPPDTKLSKLDTLRLASYYIAHLKGLLDNGRCEVIHSSGLNSIHVQLMKLNWPFSCGPNLRQTPKSRSTLQNKSQTAKVKKTD; via the exons ATGACGAAGCGAAAGCGATTAACCGAACGTTTGCCTatgagaaaatcaaaatgtgaCGAACAGAACGAAGTTCACGATATCGCGGGTGTTGATGATAATGAATCTCCATTCGTCCGCAATGCCGCCAATGCACGAGAACGAGCCCGAATGCGAGTCTTGAGTAGAGCTTTCGCGAAGTTGAAGACTGCTTTACCATGGGTTCCTCCGGATACGAAATTATCTAAGCTGGATACACTGAGACTGGCGTCATATTACATCGCGCATCTGAAAGGTTTACTCGATAATGGACGTTGTGAAGTTATCCATTCCTCTGGACTTAATTCTATCCATGTACAGCTGATGAAATTG AATTGGCCGTTTTCATGTGGACCAAATCTACGACAAACTCCAAAAAGCAGATCAACGTTGCAGAATAAATCGCAAACGGCTAAAGTAAAGAAAACTGATTAA
- the LOC141909788 gene encoding MFS-type transporter SLC18B1-like isoform X2, translating into MVDPVERGYAIRNSKNTINGTDDRNKQVSKSAPYFSDNYYGSVARSINGPRDDNEEFSSKNHRAGRTCVIFNDFTESNDYQTIDSGYQDNDAELLGVTAAGSSENVAGSSRDTDDEYKPFSFRRLTSTQRRVMLSLGLSDFISYICLSVLGPFFPREANDKGLTNSITGWIFGVFALVQCLTTPLFGKLIHYTGSRFLYQGGLLLGGVCTICFGFLADLPSDDGGVIFAVMCFIVRIFLAIGCTAQTTASFVLTASLYPDNISFVFGITETCVGIGLMVGPTVGGLFYGLGGFYLPFAVIGGFMILVVILNHFLIPDFVEDRNMVSLPMVNLLKIPSIFVVLFSITIISAVWAMLDPMLEPHVRSFNLSVSVVGLLFLLTSASYAISSPLWGWLAEKTKDSKILLTVGFFATAITLSFLGPAPVFSFIQTDELWLIILTLGVLGVTAGLALVPSFESILDSAELAGFEENFATYASVASLWGTVYALGDFLGPALGGILLDHVGFDWAMTYAAIASFVTGVLLLGLYIYEYKYGRIGAAVKPTSPSVDRHNHESDPLLSKC; encoded by the exons ATGGTGG atCCGGTTGAACGGGGTTACGCTATTCGCAACAGCAAAAACACAATCAATGGAACGGACGACAGAAATAAACAGGTGTCGAAGTCGGCGCCATATTTTAGCGATAACTACTACGGCTCGGTCGCACGGTCAATAAATGGACCACGCGATGACAACGAGGAATTCTCGAGTAAAAATCATCGCGCCGGTCGAACGTGCGTCATATTCAACGACTTTACCGAGTCTAACGATTACCAGACAATCGATAGCGGGTACCAGGACAACGATGCCGAGTTGTTGGGGGTTACCGCCGCCGGGTCGTCGGAGAATGTTGCCGGATCGTCGCGTGATACGGACGACGAATACAAACCGTTTTCGTTCAGGCGTCTGACTTCGACGCAACGCCGCGTCATGTTGAGTTTAGGCCTCAGCGACTTCATAAGTTACATCTGTTTGTCGGTGCTCGGACCGTTCTTTCCACGCGAG gctAATGACAAAGGTTTAACGAACTCGATCACCGGCTGGATTTTCGGAGTCTTCGCTCTAGTGCAATGTCTAACCACCCCGTTGTTCGGAAAACTG ATACACTATACCGGATCGAGATTTCTCTATCAAGGCGGATTACTGTTAGGTGGAGTTTGCACGATTTGTTTCGG atttctcGCCGATCTTCCCTCCGACGACGGAGGCGTTATATTCGCCGTGATGTGTTTTATCGTGCGTATATTTCTAGCGATCGGTTGCACGGCTCAAACAACAGCTAGCTTCGTATTGACGGCCAGTTTATATCCGGACAATATTTCGTTCGTTTTT GGTATCACAGAAACATGTGTAGGTATAGGGCTGATGGTAGGACCTACCGTCGGTGGCCTATTTTACGGG cTTGGTGGCTTTTATTTGCCATTCGCCGTTATCGGAGGATTCATGATTTTAGTCGttattttgaatcattttctaattcCCGATTTTGTAG AGGACCGCAATATGGTCAGTTTGCCGATGGTGAATCTGCTGAAAATCCCATCGATATTCGTAGTATTATTTTCGATAACTATAATCAGCGCCGTTTGGGCGATGTTGGACCCGATGCTCGAACCACACGTCAGATCG tttaACCTCAGCGTCAGCGTAGTCGGGTTATTGTTTCTGTTGACATCGGCTAGTTACGCGATATCGTCGCCGTTATGGGGATGGCTCGCCGAGAAAACG AAAGACAGTAAAATCCTATTAACTGTCGGATTTTTCGCCACTGCCATCACGTTATCATTCCTGGGACCTGCTCCTGTCTTCAGTTTTATACAAACAGA TGAGTTATGGTTGATAATACTAACATTGGGGGTTCTGGGAGTAACCGCCGGTTTAGCTCTCGTCCCGTCGTTTGAAAGCATTCTTGACTCGGCTGA ATTGGCTGGTTTCGAAGAAAATTTTGCAACTTATGCTAGTGTTGCATCTTTATGGGGTACAGTTTATGCTTTAGG ggaTTTTTTAGGCCCCGCACTCGGTGGAATATTACTGGACCACGTCGGATTTGATTGGGCGATGACCTATGCTGCCATTGCTTCTTTTGTTACG ggtgtTCTACTATTAGGATTGTACATTTACGAATATAAGTACGGTCGCATCGGTGCAGCTGTTAAACCTACGTCACCGTCAGTAGACAGACATAATCATGAGAGTGATCCTTTGTTATCGAAATGCTAA